CTGTTCAGCCTGCTGTTGCCCCTGGTCGTCGGGGGACAGGTCCACTTCGGTGAGGCGCTGGAGACGGTGCAGCAGGACGTGGCCGAGGTGTCCCCGACGGTGTTCCTGGGTGTGCCGCGCATCTGGGAGAAGATGCACGCGGTGGTGATGGTGAAGATGCGCGACGCCTCGTGGCTCAAGCGCACCTTGTTCGAGACCTTCACTCGCCTGGGCGCTGGGATTCGCGAGCGCGAGCGGACAGGACAGCGGCGCTGGTGGGACGCGCTCGTGTGGCGCGTGGGCGACTTGCTCGTCTACCGCCCGCTCCAGGAGCGACTGGGGCTGAGGCGTTGCCGCTTCCCCATCTCCGGCGCGGCGCCCATCTCCCCGGAGCTGCTCGCCTGGTACGACAGCGTGGGCGTCCGCATCTACGAGGGCTACGGGCAGACGGAGAGCGCGGGCACCAGCCACCTCAACATCCCGGGCGCGACGCGGCTGGGCACCGTGGGACGTCCGGTGCCCGGCGTGGAGTGCCGGCTGGACGAGGACGGCGAGGTGCTGGTGCGCGGCAGCAACGTGTTCCTCGGCTACCTCAACAAGCCGGAGGCCACCGCGGAGGTGCGTGACGCGCAGGGCTGGCTGCGCACCGGAGACTTGGGCGAAATCGACGCGGACGGGTATCTGCGCATCACCGGCCGCAAGCGCGAAATCCTCATCACCTCCGGCGGGAAGAACCTGTCGCCCGAGCGCATCCAGAACGCGCTGAAGAACAGCCCGTACATCAAGGAAGCGGTGGCCATCGGGGACAGGCGGCCGTTCGTCACCGCGCTGGTGCAGGTGGACCCGGAGACGGTGGCGGACTGGGCGCTGCGCCGCAAGCTGGCCTTCACCTCATACACGGACCTCACGCAGCGGCCCGAGGTGCGCAAGCTCGTCGAGGAGGAGGTCACGCGCGCGAACGAGACGCTGGCGCGCGTGGAGCAGGTGCGGACGTTCCGACTGCTCGAGCGCGAGATGACGCAGGACGCGGGCGAGGTGACGGCGTCCCTCAAGGTGCGCCGCAAGGCGGTGCTCGAGCTGCACGCCAAGCTGGTGGACGAGATGTACGCGAGGACACGCGAATGACGCAGCTTCTGCAGCTCGGCATCTCCGGACTGGCGCTCGGGGCGAGCTACGCGCTCATCGCCCTGGGCTTCTCCGTGGTGTATCGGGCCTCCCGACTCTTCAACTTCGCGCACGGCGAGCTGCTCGCGCTGGGTGCGTTCCTGATGACGGCGCTCGTGGAGGTGCTGCCCTGGTGGCTGGCGCTCACCGCGTCCGCGTGCCTCACCGGCGGACTGGCCGCGCTCCTGGAGCGCACGGTGCTGCGCCGCATGGTGGGGCGCCCTGTGTTCACCACCATCATCCTGACGCTGTTCCTGGGGCTGCTGCTGCGCGCGGGCATCGTCATCGCGTTCGGCACGGACACGCGCGGCATGCCCACGCCGTGGGACGCGATGGCGGAGGTGCAGGTGGGCAACGCCACCGTGCTGCTGTCCTCACTCGTGTCACTGGGCGCGACGACGGTGGTGCTGGTGGGGATGCACGCGCTGGTGCAGCGAACCCCGCTGGGCGTGGCGATGCGCGCGGCGAGCGAGAACCAGGAGGTGGCGCTGGTGCTGGGGATTCCGGTGGGCCGGGTGCTCGGCTTCACGTGGTTCCTGGCGGGAGCGACGGCGGCGGTGGCGGGTGTGTTCCTGGGGATGTTCCCGCGCTCGGTGGATTCGAACCTGGGCTACGTGGCGTTGAGAGCGTTCCCCGCCATCATCGTCGGCGGGCTGGAGTCGGTGGTGGGCGCGGTGGTGGCCGCGTTCATGCTGGGGCTCTTGGAGGTGCTGTCCCAGGCGTATGTGAATCCGCACCTGGGCGCCTTCGGGCACAACCTCCACGCCGTCTTCCCCTACGCCGCGATGATTCTGTTCCTGGTCTTGCGTCCGCGCGGGCTGTGGGGCGAGCACGAGGTGCGCCGCGTCTGACGACGCGCGCGAGACGACATCATGCCAACGCGCCCCTTGGTGATTCGGTACGAGGACGACCTGAAGCTCTTTCCCGGCCTGTGGCAGCGGGCGGGGCTGCTGCTGACATGGGCCGTGGGGTTGAGCTACCCGTGGCTGGTGAGCACGCGGTGGCTCACGGTGGGCAACCTGGGATTGGTGGC
The Myxococcus guangdongensis genome window above contains:
- a CDS encoding AMP-dependent synthetase/ligase; translated protein: MSTALPLSLPGQLYLRAEQHPNAVAIREKRLGLWRELSFQGYLERVGWTARMLWELGVRAGDSVAILSDNRPEWLFTDLGAQVVGARGVGIYQTNPAADVAYILNDARCRVVLCEDQEQYDKVAAVAGETPSVEHVLVVEPRGLRGVEDSRLRLWERFLEEGRALLEREPEWLKAQLAARSPDEPAMVIYTSGTTGSPKGALVSSRNMLEGSATFTSQLGLGQEDSVVSYLPLCHVAEKLFSLLLPLVVGGQVHFGEALETVQQDVAEVSPTVFLGVPRIWEKMHAVVMVKMRDASWLKRTLFETFTRLGAGIRERERTGQRRWWDALVWRVGDLLVYRPLQERLGLRRCRFPISGAAPISPELLAWYDSVGVRIYEGYGQTESAGTSHLNIPGATRLGTVGRPVPGVECRLDEDGEVLVRGSNVFLGYLNKPEATAEVRDAQGWLRTGDLGEIDADGYLRITGRKREILITSGGKNLSPERIQNALKNSPYIKEAVAIGDRRPFVTALVQVDPETVADWALRRKLAFTSYTDLTQRPEVRKLVEEEVTRANETLARVEQVRTFRLLEREMTQDAGEVTASLKVRRKAVLELHAKLVDEMYARTRE
- a CDS encoding branched-chain amino acid ABC transporter permease, whose amino-acid sequence is MTQLLQLGISGLALGASYALIALGFSVVYRASRLFNFAHGELLALGAFLMTALVEVLPWWLALTASACLTGGLAALLERTVLRRMVGRPVFTTIILTLFLGLLLRAGIVIAFGTDTRGMPTPWDAMAEVQVGNATVLLSSLVSLGATTVVLVGMHALVQRTPLGVAMRAASENQEVALVLGIPVGRVLGFTWFLAGATAAVAGVFLGMFPRSVDSNLGYVALRAFPAIIVGGLESVVGAVVAAFMLGLLEVLSQAYVNPHLGAFGHNLHAVFPYAAMILFLVLRPRGLWGEHEVRRV